One Candidatus Bathyarchaeia archaeon DNA window includes the following coding sequences:
- a CDS encoding zinc ribbon domain-containing protein has protein sequence MVKKCPTCGANNRDDAAFCSACGASLTVAAPFAAPTVKPVPSVRVVSPVAPAMAPAPVRVPPPGMCYYHPNLPAVYVCNRCGRPICRDDAKAYSDLILCPQCYLMVPPPAYYAPVPAAPPPVMAPPPPAMPPPAPAAVYPPARATWGFLTSLIAGIMIIINAAALLSLGFYTFWSGIFPWITYFGAFPPWMLFAIGIILGVIVCIGSVLMILGYGTIGAVVVMPAAIISLILGGGFIVGFVLGIVGGILGMLGR, from the coding sequence ATGGTGAAAAAATGTCCGACCTGCGGAGCCAACAACAGAGATGACGCGGCCTTCTGCTCAGCTTGTGGTGCATCCCTAACCGTCGCTGCTCCTTTCGCTGCTCCTACGGTGAAGCCTGTTCCCTCTGTTAGGGTGGTTTCGCCTGTAGCCCCTGCGATGGCCCCTGCGCCTGTCAGGGTTCCGCCTCCAGGCATGTGTTACTACCATCCCAACTTGCCCGCCGTCTACGTGTGCAATCGATGCGGCCGACCCATATGCCGAGACGACGCCAAAGCCTACAGCGACCTCATCCTATGCCCACAATGCTACCTGATGGTTCCACCCCCCGCCTACTACGCCCCTGTTCCAGCCGCACCTCCACCAGTGATGGCACCCCCACCGCCAGCCATGCCCCCTCCGGCGCCCGCAGCCGTGTATCCCCCTGCGAGAGCCACCTGGGGATTCCTAACCTCGCTGATCGCTGGCATTATGATCATCATTAACGCCGCTGCGTTGCTGTCATTGGGGTTCTACACGTTTTGGTCGGGGATATTTCCATGGATCACGTATTTCGGCGCCTTCCCGCCTTGGATGCTGTTCGCGATCGGCATCATCCTAGGCGTAATCGTGTGCATCGGATCAGTTCTGATGATCCTCGGCTACGGCACAATAGGAGCGGTAGTGGTGATGCCTGCGGCGATCATATCCCTCATACTGGGCGGCGGCTTCATAGTTGGCTTTGTGCTTGGAATCGTCGGCGGAATACTTGGAATGCTTGGAAGATAG